The following coding sequences lie in one Thermosulfuriphilus ammonigenes genomic window:
- a CDS encoding glycosyltransferase, with product MKRKMVICHLVLSLEPGGTEHLVYRMCLDLRRDHEVMVCCLDSLGHWGERLREEGVPVYVLFRSPGVDLSLPFALARILRAHQVDVLHAHQYSPFFYGALTKLLAPGIRVVFLEHGRHWPEKESLLKNIFNRFVLQPLADQIVAVSRETKDRLVRYEGLSPARIRVIYNGIQEVSVISPQERVALRQELGFYPGDRVLVTVGRFDPIKNLPLLLEALALSRSAGSPLKGLLIGDGPMMAEIKALKERLGLGGSVVLTGYRSDATRLLQVADMFVLSSFSEGTSLALLEAMAAGLPCVVTDVGGNPEIVVDGKTGLVVPSADVVKMAAALSLLAEREDIARKMGQAAQERFRRHFTFGAMMEKYRALYQGLGA from the coding sequence GTGAAGCGAAAAATGGTCATCTGTCATCTGGTCTTAAGTCTTGAGCCCGGAGGCACGGAGCACCTGGTCTACCGAATGTGCCTTGATCTCAGGCGAGATCATGAGGTGATGGTCTGCTGTCTGGATTCTCTGGGTCATTGGGGAGAGAGGCTTCGGGAAGAAGGAGTCCCGGTCTATGTGCTCTTTCGCAGCCCGGGGGTAGACCTTTCTCTGCCCTTTGCCCTGGCCCGGATTCTTCGGGCCCACCAGGTGGATGTCCTCCACGCTCACCAGTATTCTCCCTTTTTCTATGGAGCACTGACCAAACTTCTTGCCCCCGGTATCAGGGTTGTCTTTCTTGAGCATGGACGCCACTGGCCCGAGAAAGAAAGTCTTCTTAAGAACATCTTTAATCGGTTTGTCCTTCAGCCTTTGGCCGATCAGATTGTAGCTGTCTCTCGGGAGACAAAGGATCGGCTTGTGCGCTATGAGGGATTATCGCCGGCAAGGATCAGGGTGATCTACAACGGCATCCAGGAGGTCTCCGTCATTTCTCCTCAGGAGAGGGTGGCCCTGAGGCAGGAGCTTGGCTTTTACCCCGGAGACCGGGTTCTGGTTACGGTGGGGCGTTTTGATCCCATCAAAAATCTTCCTTTGCTTCTGGAGGCTCTGGCCCTTTCTCGCTCCGCTGGCTCCCCCCTTAAGGGGCTCCTGATAGGCGATGGTCCCATGATGGCCGAGATAAAGGCCCTTAAGGAGCGTTTGGGGCTTGGAGGCTCGGTTGTCCTTACTGGCTATCGCTCAGATGCTACCCGCCTGTTGCAGGTGGCCGATATGTTTGTCCTCTCCAGCTTTAGTGAGGGGACGTCTTTGGCCCTCCTTGAGGCCATGGCCGCTGGGCTTCCCTGTGTGGTGACCGATGTGGGAGGAAACCCGGAGATCGTTGTCGATGGTAAAACGGGTCTGGTGGTTCCTTCAGCAGATGTCGTCAAGATGGCTGCCGCTCTCAGCCTTCTGGCCGAAAGGGAGGATATCGCCCGTAAGATGGGGCAAGCGGCTCAGGAACGCTTCAGGCGTCACTTTACCTTTGGGGCGATGATGGAAAAATACCGCGCCCTTTATCAAGGGCTTGGGGCCTAG
- the asnB gene encoding asparagine synthase (glutamine-hydrolyzing): MCGIVGWVDFAGQRPDEVRPLLEKMARILKHRGPDEEGFYLDHLAALGHRRLSIIDLSGGRQPMGDEASGAQIVFNGEIYNFRELRGELSELGHRFLTDSDTETILRAYLEWGPACLHRLRGMFAFAIWDPSRRRLFMARDRLGKKPLYYWQKGNLFAFASEIKALLELPGVERRLNPLALDCYFSLGYIPSPRTIFNEIKKLPPAHYLLLSEGRLEVHRYWRIDFNPQRRSPSEALSEFWDLLREAVSCRLISEVPLGAFLSGGIDSPLVVAMMVRALSEPVLTNSIGFDDPRLNELPVARQVAEHLGTRHREFTVRPQVAEILPRLAWHFDEPLADSSAVPTYYVCLMARKNVTVALSGDGGDEGFGGYTFRYLPHLWESRLRSWLPLPLRGLTFSLLGGVYPRSARLPRPLRLKTFLQNLAVSDARAFYQDLVWLPEEIRQQIYSQRFRRELAGFSPFEIVVPIYQEVEHLDPVSRCQYVDLHLYLPEDVLVKVDRMSMAVSLEVRCPLLDHRLLEFAATLPLDLRVDGKRGKLLLRRAAEEVLPPAVVNRPKQGFSIPEADWLRGELRPLLEKTFEDVDSLLWGYLILPRVEELWRRHLSGRENHSVFLWGLLMFSLWERHYLRAEGLQTETP, encoded by the coding sequence ATGTGCGGGATAGTGGGGTGGGTGGATTTTGCTGGCCAAAGGCCGGATGAGGTCCGACCGCTTCTGGAGAAGATGGCCCGTATTCTCAAGCATCGGGGTCCAGATGAGGAGGGCTTTTATCTGGATCACCTGGCTGCCTTAGGGCACCGACGTCTTTCCATTATTGACCTTTCTGGCGGCAGACAGCCCATGGGCGATGAGGCTTCTGGAGCCCAGATAGTCTTCAATGGAGAGATATACAACTTCAGGGAGCTGAGAGGGGAGCTGAGTGAGCTGGGCCATCGTTTTCTGACCGATAGCGACACCGAGACTATCCTTCGAGCCTATCTTGAGTGGGGGCCGGCCTGCCTCCATCGCTTAAGAGGGATGTTCGCCTTTGCCATCTGGGATCCATCCCGCCGGAGACTCTTTATGGCCCGGGACAGATTGGGGAAGAAGCCTCTTTATTACTGGCAGAAGGGGAACTTATTCGCCTTTGCCTCTGAGATTAAGGCCCTCCTTGAACTCCCCGGGGTGGAGCGCCGCCTCAATCCTTTGGCTCTGGATTGTTATTTTAGCCTTGGCTATATTCCCTCTCCCCGGACCATCTTCAACGAAATTAAAAAGCTTCCCCCTGCCCACTATCTTCTCCTTAGTGAGGGGAGGCTTGAGGTCCACCGCTATTGGAGGATTGACTTTAACCCCCAGCGCCGGAGCCCGTCTGAGGCCCTTTCTGAATTTTGGGATCTCCTCCGGGAGGCGGTCAGCTGTCGCCTGATAAGTGAGGTTCCCCTGGGGGCCTTCCTCTCGGGAGGGATCGACTCCCCTTTAGTGGTGGCCATGATGGTCAGAGCACTCTCCGAACCGGTCCTTACCAACTCCATTGGTTTTGACGACCCCCGACTTAATGAACTCCCGGTGGCCCGGCAGGTGGCGGAACACCTGGGAACCAGGCATCGAGAGTTTACTGTTAGGCCCCAGGTGGCCGAGATTCTTCCCCGGCTAGCCTGGCATTTTGATGAGCCCCTGGCCGACTCCAGCGCTGTTCCCACCTATTATGTCTGCCTTATGGCCAGAAAGAATGTCACCGTAGCCCTCTCTGGGGACGGAGGCGATGAGGGCTTTGGGGGATATACCTTTCGCTATCTCCCTCATCTCTGGGAGTCACGCCTGCGAAGCTGGCTTCCCCTTCCGTTACGGGGGCTTACCTTCTCCCTGCTGGGAGGGGTTTACCCCCGTTCGGCCAGACTGCCCCGGCCGTTACGTCTTAAGACCTTTCTTCAGAATCTGGCTGTCTCTGACGCCCGGGCCTTTTATCAAGACCTGGTCTGGTTACCAGAGGAGATTCGTCAGCAGATTTATAGCCAGCGCTTCCGCAGAGAACTGGCTGGTTTTAGCCCTTTTGAGATAGTGGTTCCTATTTATCAGGAGGTTGAGCATCTTGACCCGGTAAGTCGTTGTCAATATGTGGATCTTCATCTTTATCTTCCCGAGGATGTCTTGGTCAAAGTGGACCGCATGAGTATGGCGGTTTCCCTTGAGGTGCGCTGTCCTCTCCTTGACCATCGTCTCCTGGAGTTTGCCGCCACTTTGCCCCTTGATCTCCGGGTTGATGGGAAAAGAGGAAAGCTCCTCCTTCGGCGGGCGGCCGAAGAGGTTCTGCCCCCGGCGGTGGTCAACAGACCCAAGCAGGGGTTTTCTATCCCTGAGGCCGACTGGTTGAGGGGGGAACTCAGGCCGCTGCTGGAGAAGACCTTTGAAGATGTCGATTCCCTTCTCTGGGGTTATCTGATTCTACCCAGGGTCGAGGAACTCTGGCGCCGTCATTTATCAGGAAGAGAGAATCACAGCGTTTTTCTCTGGGGATTACTGATGTTCTCCCTCTGGGAGAGACACTATTTAAGGGCTGAAGGTCTTCAGACTGAGACGCCTTAA
- a CDS encoding glycosyltransferase: MEKASRRLRVLQLGSPTGLYGAERWILALIKYLDPQKVETIVGVIRDDPSLEAPLCREAARLGFKTVFVEAPGRFNLRAISGLRDLVRRQRIDILHTHGYKPDIVGLLALRGLPCRQIATPHGWSKEPDLKLKIYELLNRLTFLGVDKVAPLSEEIYQELARIPGLSSRLRLIRNAVDVSEVDSVKHEAPETRAAREEGAFILGYIGQLIHRKGIDILLKALSSLRGLNFRLFVVGSGPLRERLEEMARDLGLSDRVVFTGYRADRLQLLRGFDLFVLPSRLEGIPRCLMEAMAMGKPVIASDIDGCRALIPNDGIQGLLFPAQDAQALARRIDYLAHHPEEARLMGGRAREFIRIYYSAERMAREYENLYLEVMERSRP, translated from the coding sequence ATGGAAAAGGCTTCAAGGAGACTACGGGTTCTTCAGCTTGGCAGCCCCACCGGTCTTTACGGGGCGGAGAGATGGATCTTGGCCCTGATAAAGTACCTTGACCCTCAGAAGGTGGAGACGATTGTCGGGGTCATCAGGGATGACCCTTCGCTGGAGGCCCCCCTTTGTCGGGAGGCGGCCCGGCTGGGCTTTAAGACTGTCTTTGTGGAGGCTCCCGGGCGTTTTAACCTGCGGGCGATCTCGGGTCTGAGGGATCTCGTCCGTCGCCAAAGGATAGACATTCTTCACACGCATGGCTACAAGCCAGATATTGTCGGTCTTCTGGCCCTCCGTGGCCTTCCCTGCCGCCAGATCGCCACTCCCCATGGTTGGAGTAAAGAGCCGGACTTAAAGCTTAAGATATACGAGCTTCTGAACAGATTGACCTTTCTGGGGGTCGATAAGGTGGCTCCTCTCTCTGAAGAGATATATCAGGAGCTGGCCCGGATCCCCGGTCTTTCTTCCCGGCTGAGGCTCATCAGAAACGCTGTTGATGTCTCGGAGGTTGACTCCGTAAAGCATGAGGCTCCAGAGACCAGGGCCGCCAGAGAAGAAGGAGCCTTCATTCTGGGTTACATTGGCCAGCTCATCCATCGCAAAGGGATAGATATTCTCCTTAAGGCCCTCTCTAGCCTTCGGGGGCTAAACTTTCGTCTTTTTGTGGTTGGAAGCGGGCCCCTCAGGGAAAGGCTTGAGGAGATGGCCAGAGACCTCGGGCTTTCCGATCGGGTAGTCTTTACTGGCTACCGGGCAGATCGTCTTCAGCTCTTAAGGGGATTTGATCTCTTTGTCCTTCCTTCCCGTCTGGAAGGAATTCCTCGGTGCCTCATGGAGGCTATGGCCATGGGCAAGCCGGTCATTGCTTCGGATATTGACGGCTGCCGGGCCCTGATCCCCAACGATGGCATCCAGGGCCTCCTCTTTCCGGCCCAAGATGCCCAGGCGCTGGCCCGGAGAATAGACTATCTGGCCCATCACCCTGAGGAGGCCAGGCTTATGGGAGGGCGGGCCAGGGAATTTATCAGGATATACTATTCTGCTGAAAGGATGGCCCGGGAGTATGAGAATCTTTATCTCGAGGTTATGGAGAGATCCAGACCATGA
- a CDS encoding glycosyltransferase family 1 protein — translation MARDQTSFLVFSDDWGEHPSSCQHIFRHIVRDYPVVWVNTVGMRLPRLNKTDMVKGLKKLARMFWGPKAAGASKVLPAGLSVLQPFMLPYNKGPWRAFNRRSVIKAVHRELRRRQLASPILVTTVPNACDYVGAFGERRVVYYCVDDFAEWPGHEKDLVLEMERDLITKADIFIATSEKLVQRLRSLGKPTHFLPHGVDCRAFEDIPEGREHPALAPISRPRVGYVGLIDARLNWRLIEYLLQRLPEVSFVFVGRVEIELALEHYANFYHVPPVPYTEVPLVLKSLDLLILPYEVNSFTQTINPLKLKEYLASGRGIIGAPLREIERFADYLIVARDLEEWLVRIRDFLFGGVFGPEGDRRSLLLSEDWSFKAREFLDICLRG, via the coding sequence ATGGCCAGAGACCAGACATCTTTTTTAGTTTTTTCAGACGATTGGGGGGAGCATCCATCAAGTTGTCAGCACATATTCAGACACATCGTCCGGGACTATCCGGTGGTCTGGGTTAATACGGTGGGCATGAGGCTTCCTCGTCTCAACAAGACCGATATGGTCAAGGGGCTAAAGAAACTTGCTCGAATGTTCTGGGGGCCAAAGGCGGCTGGGGCCTCAAAAGTGCTTCCAGCCGGCCTTTCTGTCCTGCAGCCTTTTATGCTTCCCTATAACAAGGGGCCCTGGCGGGCCTTTAATCGGCGTTCAGTGATTAAAGCGGTGCATAGGGAGCTCCGCCGTCGTCAGCTTGCCTCACCCATTCTGGTGACCACCGTTCCCAACGCCTGCGATTATGTCGGGGCCTTCGGGGAAAGACGGGTGGTGTATTACTGCGTGGATGACTTTGCCGAGTGGCCAGGGCATGAGAAGGATCTGGTGCTTGAGATGGAAAGGGATCTGATAACCAAAGCCGACATTTTTATTGCCACCTCAGAGAAACTTGTTCAGCGACTAAGGTCTCTTGGTAAACCGACCCACTTTCTTCCCCACGGGGTAGATTGCCGGGCCTTTGAGGACATTCCCGAAGGCAGGGAACATCCCGCCCTGGCCCCTATCTCCAGGCCCAGGGTAGGTTATGTGGGGCTCATCGACGCCCGTCTCAACTGGAGGCTGATTGAATATCTCCTCCAAAGGCTTCCGGAGGTGAGTTTTGTTTTTGTGGGCCGGGTCGAGATAGAATTAGCCCTTGAGCACTATGCCAACTTTTACCATGTGCCTCCGGTTCCCTACACGGAGGTTCCTCTGGTGCTAAAGTCTTTGGATTTATTGATCCTTCCTTATGAGGTGAATTCATTTACCCAGACCATAAATCCTCTCAAGCTTAAGGAATACCTGGCCTCAGGTCGTGGGATTATAGGGGCCCCTTTGCGGGAGATAGAAAGGTTTGCGGATTATCTTATAGTGGCTCGAGATTTGGAGGAGTGGTTGGTGAGGATAAGGGATTTTTTGTTCGGCGGTGTTTTTGGGCCTGAGGGTGACAGGAGGTCCCTTCTTCTGTCGGAGGATTGGTCGTTTAAGGCCCGGGAGTTTTTGGATATTTGTCTGAGGGGGTAG
- a CDS encoding NAD-dependent epimerase/dehydratase family protein codes for MAKVLVTGGAGYIGSHVVKLLGRKGHQILLIRAENTRQ; via the coding sequence ATGGCCAAGGTGCTCGTTACTGGAGGGGCAGGTTATATCGGTTCTCACGTGGTCAAACTCCTGGGGCGGAAAGGACACCAGATACTATTAATTCGAGCAGAAAACACTCGACAATAG
- a CDS encoding IS630 family transposase: protein MDSSPPKVPKIDARKLPPKAQEALRFRAVHAVLEQGKTQEEVAQMLGIARTTVTYWLKLYRQGGEEALKIKPRGRPKGGKLLGWQAATICSIIRDRCPDQLKLPFSLWTREAVGQLIERKFGIRLSIWTVGRYLRRWNFTPQKPLKRAYERNPKEVKAWLEKEYPRIRKRAKEEGAEIWWGDETGIRSDHQAGRSWAPRGETPVVEVSGKRFRFNMISAINNRGKLKFMIFRERFTTEVFLEFLRRLIRSREKGRKIYLIVDNHRVHRAKRIKEWLKGKEDELELHYLPRYSPELNPDEYLNQDVKTNAVGRRRKRSMEEMEGNVRSYLMSTQRQPEIVRSYFRAPMVRYALD, encoded by the coding sequence ATGGACTCTAGCCCTCCAAAAGTTCCCAAAATAGACGCACGTAAACTTCCTCCCAAAGCTCAAGAAGCTTTGCGTTTTAGAGCCGTCCACGCCGTGTTGGAACAAGGAAAAACCCAGGAAGAAGTGGCCCAAATGTTGGGAATAGCCAGAACCACTGTGACTTACTGGCTAAAACTTTATCGCCAAGGTGGGGAGGAAGCCCTTAAAATCAAGCCTCGCGGACGTCCTAAGGGAGGAAAACTTTTGGGCTGGCAAGCAGCTACCATTTGTAGCATCATCCGGGACCGTTGTCCTGATCAGTTGAAGCTTCCCTTTTCCCTTTGGACCAGGGAGGCGGTGGGGCAACTGATAGAGAGGAAGTTTGGGATAAGGCTTTCGATATGGACGGTGGGCCGGTATTTGAGGCGATGGAATTTCACGCCGCAGAAGCCTTTGAAACGGGCCTATGAAAGAAATCCGAAGGAAGTAAAGGCCTGGCTTGAGAAGGAGTATCCCCGGATAAGGAAGAGGGCCAAGGAGGAAGGGGCAGAGATTTGGTGGGGAGATGAGACAGGGATCAGGTCAGATCATCAAGCGGGGAGGAGTTGGGCGCCGAGGGGAGAGACACCGGTGGTGGAGGTGAGCGGCAAGAGATTTCGATTCAATATGATTTCTGCCATCAACAACCGGGGGAAGCTTAAGTTTATGATTTTTAGGGAGAGATTTACGACAGAAGTTTTTCTTGAATTTTTAAGAAGGCTGATAAGATCACGAGAAAAGGGGCGGAAGATTTATCTTATAGTGGATAATCACCGTGTGCATCGGGCAAAGAGGATTAAGGAGTGGTTGAAGGGCAAAGAGGACGAGTTGGAACTGCATTATTTGCCGAGATACAGTCCGGAGCTTAATCCGGATGAGTATTTGAACCAGGATGTGAAGACGAATGCGGTGGGGAGGCGCCGGAAGCGGAGCATGGAGGAGATGGAGGGTAATGTACGCAGCTATCTTATGAGCACGCAGAGGCAGCCGGAGATAGTGAGGAGTTACTTTCGTGCTCCGATGGTAAGGTATGCCTTAGATTGA
- a CDS encoding sulfotransferase family protein — protein MLPNFLGIGAQRAATTWLFECLREHPEIYLPPQKEIHFFDENFDKGLEWYESFFNAVTTEKAIGEITPNYYHLPHALQRIKEVLPEVKLILSLRHPLERAYSAYKLLHEYYADKGVSFEEAFKEGSYLLDLSLYSKHLENIFKLFPRSQVHIIIYDDILSDPLQVLRKLYSFLGVSIDFVPQAAFARYNRIIFPRFQNFIISLKLGFLLDLIKKTPLASLIKKLHAQFFYSHPKSSYSVDSHVRKLLLDDIQKLKSLIKPDLPWVL, from the coding sequence ATGTTACCTAATTTTCTTGGAATCGGGGCACAGAGGGCGGCCACAACTTGGCTCTTTGAATGTTTGCGTGAACATCCAGAAATATACCTTCCTCCGCAGAAAGAAATCCACTTTTTTGATGAGAACTTTGATAAAGGACTTGAATGGTATGAATCTTTTTTTAATGCTGTAACTACAGAGAAGGCTATTGGTGAGATAACTCCTAACTACTATCATTTACCTCATGCTCTTCAGCGTATTAAAGAAGTTTTGCCCGAGGTTAAGTTAATTCTTTCTTTGCGTCATCCTTTAGAGAGAGCTTATTCAGCATATAAGCTACTACACGAATATTATGCTGATAAGGGTGTCTCCTTTGAGGAGGCCTTTAAAGAGGGATCGTATCTGTTGGACTTAAGTCTTTATTCAAAACATCTAGAGAATATTTTTAAACTTTTCCCCCGATCTCAGGTGCATATCATTATATATGATGACATTCTTTCTGATCCTCTTCAGGTTTTAAGAAAACTATACTCTTTTCTTGGTGTTTCTATTGATTTTGTTCCTCAAGCAGCCTTTGCTAGGTATAATCGAATTATCTTTCCTCGTTTTCAAAATTTTATTATTTCTTTAAAGTTGGGTTTCCTTTTGGATCTTATAAAGAAAACTCCTTTGGCTTCTCTTATAAAAAAACTTCATGCTCAATTCTTTTATTCTCACCCTAAATCTTCTTATTCTGTTGATAGTCATGTAAGGAAGCTTCTTTTGGATGATATTCAAAAATTGAAATCTTTAATTAAACCGGATTTACCCTGGGTTTTATAG
- a CDS encoding O-antigen ligase family protein: MGQIVVYLFFIVVGVYALFRPWIGVCAAYLMVVLTPQSIWPWNFYGIRPFFYIAVPTFIGFIFLLFRGKIDFSFWKTKISFFLALTWLFIILSYFFGPYVNREHFIFDPQVIFKQVNKTFFFYFLAVLLIDNPKKLKVLSFVMVLSTIYMIYWANDQYLSRSYFGRLHGPIPPTGGGIYKDENAFAMLFVTGLPFIYYFGFLVKKTFLRLLFWLVIPLGWHAVFLTGSRGGLLGLGTTIFTASLRSTHKFIGFLLIPALIVAYVWQGGSVLKERAKTIKSYEEETSAQSRLYAWSIAIKMIRDHPFTGVGFSSFMEAFADYSDRRPMVAHNTFFQLMSESGVFAGLSFIMLFFFLFKDLFNNKLLIYKDNSPDIFFLCYLNESLFVSFFGFLICSLFLSLEKFEILFFLFVLANNHIKISRDLLDSISVT, translated from the coding sequence ATGGGACAAATAGTAGTTTATCTTTTTTTTATTGTTGTTGGTGTTTATGCCTTATTTAGGCCGTGGATTGGTGTCTGTGCAGCTTATTTGATGGTTGTTCTTACCCCTCAAAGTATTTGGCCCTGGAATTTTTATGGTATACGTCCATTTTTTTATATAGCCGTTCCTACCTTTATTGGTTTCATTTTTCTTTTATTTCGGGGGAAAATAGATTTTTCCTTTTGGAAGACTAAAATTTCTTTTTTTTTGGCCCTTACCTGGCTTTTTATAATTCTATCTTATTTCTTTGGCCCTTACGTCAACAGGGAACATTTTATTTTCGATCCTCAAGTCATCTTTAAGCAGGTAAATAAAACTTTTTTCTTTTATTTTTTAGCGGTTCTTCTTATAGACAATCCTAAGAAACTTAAGGTGTTAAGTTTTGTTATGGTTTTGAGTACTATTTATATGATTTATTGGGCTAATGATCAATATTTATCTCGAAGTTATTTTGGTCGTCTTCACGGGCCAATACCTCCTACTGGTGGTGGTATATATAAAGATGAAAATGCCTTTGCCATGTTATTTGTTACAGGTCTGCCATTTATCTACTATTTTGGTTTTTTAGTAAAAAAAACCTTTTTAAGGCTTCTATTTTGGCTTGTTATTCCTCTTGGCTGGCATGCAGTCTTTCTTACTGGATCTCGTGGTGGCCTTCTCGGCCTCGGAACTACTATTTTTACGGCTTCTCTTAGATCCACTCATAAATTTATTGGCTTTTTACTTATTCCAGCATTAATCGTTGCTTATGTCTGGCAGGGTGGTTCGGTCTTAAAAGAGAGAGCTAAAACTATCAAATCTTATGAAGAAGAAACCTCTGCTCAGTCTAGATTATATGCCTGGTCTATAGCTATAAAAATGATTCGTGATCATCCTTTTACTGGAGTAGGTTTTTCTTCTTTCATGGAGGCCTTTGCCGATTATTCTGATAGACGTCCCATGGTCGCTCATAATACCTTTTTTCAATTAATGTCTGAATCCGGTGTTTTTGCTGGTCTTTCTTTTATAATGTTATTCTTTTTCTTATTTAAGGATCTTTTTAATAATAAGTTATTAATTTATAAGGATAATTCACCTGATATCTTCTTTTTATGTTATCTTAATGAGAGTTTATTTGTTTCCTTTTTTGGTTTTTTGATATGTTCTCTTTTTCTTTCTTTGGAGAAGTTTGAGATTTTATTTTTCTTATTTGTTTTGGCAAATAATCACATTAAAATTTCTCGTGATTTATTAGATTCTATTTCTGTAACATAA
- a CDS encoding lipopolysaccharide biosynthesis protein: protein MAKRTVNSAFWQVFSGSFQTVVRLGASIFLARALEPRDFGLFGMAWLFKEFIFYLSNLGIGSAIIAKKNIDQVDLSTCFWSMAVFRLFMFFLTFSLSPVVALFFKEPALVPIVKAISFTFLFSIFSCVSNSLLVKELRFKTLSIVRLSGVVIESFLAVIFSVFLSIGYWSLVYALLISSLFVEISIFYLASWRPSFLFDFSRFKYFLKYGLNALGFSFSNYLQENFDYILVGRLLGASNLGFYEFAYRIPHLVFLRISRPISAVIFPALAKCQSDTDMLRGFLKSVQYLSLLVVPILSALAVSAPHLVPLLWGEKWNVIVYPLQILCISSAVKSIFSSSYSLFYCKNRPDIPFRFSLFQVIISLVFIVIGAKISGLVGVSWAMVFSSFLLFLLVIYSSYFLGFSLFSLFSSMLPSVFLGLFFSVSYVFLYFICSLFSLPLIFSFLFSLISSFVILFLLFWFGFSSLRLEILSLVR, encoded by the coding sequence TTGGCCAAAAGGACTGTAAATTCTGCTTTTTGGCAAGTTTTTAGCGGATCTTTTCAGACTGTTGTCCGATTAGGAGCGAGTATTTTTTTGGCCAGGGCCCTTGAGCCTAGAGATTTTGGCCTTTTTGGTATGGCCTGGCTTTTTAAAGAATTTATATTTTATTTGTCAAATTTAGGGATAGGGTCAGCTATTATTGCCAAGAAAAACATTGATCAAGTTGATTTATCAACCTGTTTTTGGTCTATGGCCGTTTTCCGTCTTTTTATGTTTTTTCTTACTTTTTCTCTTTCACCTGTTGTTGCTCTCTTTTTTAAAGAGCCTGCATTGGTTCCTATCGTGAAGGCTATTTCTTTTACTTTCCTTTTTTCTATCTTTTCTTGTGTTTCTAATTCCCTCCTTGTTAAAGAGCTGCGTTTTAAAACACTTTCCATTGTGAGGCTTTCAGGTGTTGTAATTGAGAGCTTTTTGGCTGTTATTTTTTCTGTTTTTCTTTCTATTGGTTATTGGTCTTTGGTTTATGCTTTGTTAATTTCCTCTCTTTTTGTTGAAATTTCTATTTTTTATCTTGCTTCCTGGCGTCCTTCATTTTTGTTTGATTTTTCTAGGTTTAAATACTTTTTAAAGTATGGCCTTAATGCTTTAGGCTTTAGTTTTAGTAATTATTTACAAGAAAATTTTGACTATATTTTAGTTGGTAGGCTTTTAGGTGCTTCTAATTTGGGTTTTTATGAGTTCGCTTATAGAATTCCTCATCTTGTTTTTTTGCGTATCTCTCGTCCTATTTCTGCGGTTATTTTTCCTGCATTAGCCAAGTGTCAATCAGATACTGATATGTTAAGAGGTTTTTTAAAGTCTGTGCAATATCTTTCGCTTTTGGTTGTTCCAATTTTGTCAGCTCTTGCCGTATCTGCTCCCCATTTAGTTCCTCTTCTTTGGGGAGAGAAGTGGAATGTTATTGTCTATCCTTTACAAATACTTTGTATTTCTTCCGCTGTGAAGTCTATTTTTTCTTCTTCTTATTCTTTATTTTATTGTAAAAATAGGCCAGATATTCCTTTCCGCTTTTCTCTTTTTCAGGTTATTATCAGTTTAGTTTTTATAGTTATTGGGGCCAAAATCTCTGGCCTTGTTGGTGTTTCGTGGGCGATGGTTTTCTCTTCATTTTTGCTTTTTCTCCTTGTTATTTATTCTTCCTATTTTTTAGGTTTTTCTCTGTTTTCTCTCTTTTCTTCTATGTTACCCTCTGTTTTTCTTGGTCTTTTCTTTTCGGTTTCCTATGTTTTTTTATATTTTATTTGTTCCCTTTTTTCTCTTCCCCTTATTTTTTCATTTCTTTTTTCTCTCATTTCTTCTTTTGTTATTCTTTTTCTTCTTTTCTGGTTTGGCTTTTCCTCTTTAAGGTTGGAGATTTTGTCTTTAGTGAGGTGA